Proteins encoded within one genomic window of Pongo abelii isolate AG06213 chromosome 18, NHGRI_mPonAbe1-v2.0_pri, whole genome shotgun sequence:
- the TRADD gene encoding tumor necrosis factor receptor type 1-associated DEATH domain protein isoform X1, whose protein sequence is MLKIHRSDPQLIVQLRFCGRQPCGRFLRAYREGALRAALQRSLAAALAQRSVPLQLELRAGAERLDALLADEERCLSCILAQQPDRLRDEELAELEDALRNLKCGSGAQGGDGEVASAPLQPPVPSLLEVKPPPPPPAQTFLFQGQPVVNRPLSLQDQQTFARSVGLKWRKVGRSLQRGCRALRDPALDSLAYEYEREGLYEQAFQLLRRFVQAEGRRATLQRLVEALEENELTSLAEDLLGLTDPNGGLA, encoded by the exons ATGCTGAAGATCCACCGCAGCGACCCGCAGCTGATCGTGCAGCTGCGATTCTGCGGGCGGCAGCCCTGTGGCCGTTTCCTCCGCGCCTACCGCGAGGGGGCGCTGCGCGCCGCGCTGCAGAGGAGCCTGGCGGCCGCGCTCGCCCAGCGCTCGGTGCCGCTGCAACTGGAGCTGCGCGCCGGCGCCGAGCGGCTGGACGCTTTGCTGGCGGACGAGGAGCGCTGTTTGAGTTGCATCCTAGCCCAGCAG cCCGACCGGCTCCGGGATGAAGAACTGGCTGAGCTGGAGGATGCGCTGCGAAATCTGAAGTGCGGCTCAGGGGCCCAGGGTGGCGACGGGGAGGTCGCTTCGGCCCCCTTGCAGCCCCCGGTGCCCTCTCTGTTGGAGGTgaagccgccgccgccgccacctgCCCAGACTTTTCTGTTCCAGGGTCAGCCTGTAG TGAACCGGCCGCTGAGCCTGCAGGACCAACAAACGTTCGCGCGCTCCGTGGGCCTCAAATGGCGCAAGGTGGGGCGCTCACTGCAGCGAGGCTGCCGGGCGCTGCGGGACCCGGCGCTGGACTCGCTGGCCTACGAGTACGAGCGCGAGGGACTGTACGAGCAGGCCTTCCAGCTGCTGCGGCGCTTCGTGCAGGCCGAGGGCCGCCGCGCCACGCTGCAGCGCCTGGTGGAGGCACTCGAGGAGAACGAGCTCACCAGCCTGGCAGAGGACTTGCTGGGCCTGACCGATCCCAATGGCGGCCTGGCCTAG
- the TRADD gene encoding tumor necrosis factor receptor type 1-associated DEATH domain protein isoform X2 gives MAAGQNGHEEWVGSAYLFVESSLDKVVLSDAYAHPQQKVAVYRALQAALAESGGSPDVLQMLKIHRSDPQLIVQLRFCGRQPCGRFLRAYREGALRAALQRSLAAALAQRSVPLQLELRAGAERLDALLADEERCLSCILAQQPDRLRDEELAELEDALRNLKCGSGAQGGDGEVASAPLQPPVPSLLEVKPPPPPPAQTFLFQGQPVVNRPLSLQDQQTFARSVGLKWRKVGRSLQRGCRALRDPALDSLAYEYEREGLYEQAFQLLRRFVQAEGRRATLQRLVEALEENELTSLAEDLLGLTDPNGGLA, from the exons TGTTTGTGGAGTCCTCGCTGGACAAGGTGGTCCTGTCGGATGCCTACGCGCACCCCCAGCAGAAGGTGGCAGTGTACAGGGCTCTGCAGGCTGCCTTGGCAG AGAGCGGCGGGAGCCCGGACGTGCTGCAGATGCTGAAGATCCACCGCAGCGACCCGCAGCTGATCGTGCAGCTGCGATTCTGCGGGCGGCAGCCCTGTGGCCGTTTCCTCCGCGCCTACCGCGAGGGGGCGCTGCGCGCCGCGCTGCAGAGGAGCCTGGCGGCCGCGCTCGCCCAGCGCTCGGTGCCGCTGCAACTGGAGCTGCGCGCCGGCGCCGAGCGGCTGGACGCTTTGCTGGCGGACGAGGAGCGCTGTTTGAGTTGCATCCTAGCCCAGCAG cCCGACCGGCTCCGGGATGAAGAACTGGCTGAGCTGGAGGATGCGCTGCGAAATCTGAAGTGCGGCTCAGGGGCCCAGGGTGGCGACGGGGAGGTCGCTTCGGCCCCCTTGCAGCCCCCGGTGCCCTCTCTGTTGGAGGTgaagccgccgccgccgccacctgCCCAGACTTTTCTGTTCCAGGGTCAGCCTGTAG TGAACCGGCCGCTGAGCCTGCAGGACCAACAAACGTTCGCGCGCTCCGTGGGCCTCAAATGGCGCAAGGTGGGGCGCTCACTGCAGCGAGGCTGCCGGGCGCTGCGGGACCCGGCGCTGGACTCGCTGGCCTACGAGTACGAGCGCGAGGGACTGTACGAGCAGGCCTTCCAGCTGCTGCGGCGCTTCGTGCAGGCCGAGGGCCGCCGCGCCACGCTGCAGCGCCTGGTGGAGGCACTCGAGGAGAACGAGCTCACCAGCCTGGCAGAGGACTTGCTGGGCCTGACCGATCCCAATGGCGGCCTGGCCTAG
- the B3GNT9 gene encoding UDP-GlcNAc:betaGal beta-1,3-N-acetylglucosaminyltransferase 9: MRRRLRLRRDASLTLLLGASLGLLLYAQRDSAAPTTSAPRARGRAAPRPTPGARAFQLPDAGAAPPAYEGETPAPPTPTGPFDFARYLRAKDQRRFPLLINQPHKCRGDGAPGGRPDLLIAVKSVAEDFERRQAVRQTWGAEGRVQGALVRRVFLLGVPRGAGSGGADEVGEGARTHWRALLRAESLAYADILLWAFDDTFFNLTLKEIHFLAWASAFCPDVRFVFKGDADVFVNVGNLLEFLAPRDPAQDLLAGDVIVQARPIRTRASKYYIPEAVYGLPAYPAYAGGGGFVLSGATLHRLAGACAQVELFPIDDVFLGMCLQRLRLTPEPHPAFRTFGIPQPSAAPHLSTFDPCFYRELVVVHGLSASDIWLMWRLLHGPHGPACAHPQPVAAGPFQWDS, from the coding sequence ATGAGGAGGCGGCTGCGCCTACGCAGGGACGCGTCGCTCACGCTGCTCCTTGGCGCCTCCCTGGGCCTCCTACTCTATGCGCAGCGCGACAGCGCGGCCCCGACGACGAGCGCGCCGCGAGCGCGAGGGAGGGCGGCACCGAGGCCCACCCCCGGAGCCCGCGCGTTCCAGTTACCCGACGCGGGTGCAGCCCCGCCGGCCTACGAAGGGGAGACACCGGCGCCGCCCACGCCTACAGGACCCTTTGACTTCGCCCGCTATTTGCGCGCCAAGGACCAGCGGCGGTTTCCACTGCTCATTAACCAGCCGCACAAGTGCCGCGGCGACGGCGCACCCGGTGGCCGCCCGGACCTGCTTATTGCTGTCAAGTCGGTGGCAGAGGACTTCGAGCGGCGCCAAGCCGTGCGCCAGACGTGGGGCGCGGAGGGTCGCGTGCAGGGGGCGCTGGTGCGCCGCGTGTTCCTCCTGGGCGTGCCCAGGGGCGCAGGCTCGGGCGGGGCCGACGAAGTTGGGGAGGGCGCGCGAACCCACTGGCGTGCTCTGCTGCGGGCCGAGAGCCTTGCGTATGCGGACATCCTGCTCTGGGCCTTCGACGACACCTTTTTTAACCTAACGCTCAAGGAGATCCACTTTCTAGCCTGGGCCTCAGCTTTCTGCCCCGACGTGCGCTTCGTGTTTAAGGGCGACGCAGATGTGTTCGTGAACGTGGGGAATCTCCTGGAATTCCTGGCACCGCGGGATCCAGCGCAAGACCTGCTTGCTGGTGACGTAATTGTGCAGGCGCGGCCCATCCGCACGCGGGCTAGCAAGTACTACATCCCCGAGGCCGTGTACGGCCTCCCCGCCTATCCGGCCTACGCGGGCGGCGGTGGCTTTGTGCTTTCCGGGGCCACGCTGCACCGCCTGGCTGGCGCCTGTGCGCAGGTCGAGCTCTTCCCCATCGACGACGTCTTTCTGGGCATGTGTCTGCAGCGCCTGCGGCTCACGCCCGAGCCTCACCCTGCTTTCCGCACCTTTGGCATCCCCCAGCCTTCAGCCGCGCCGCATCTGAGCACCTTCGACCCCTGCTTTTACCGCGAGCTGGTTGTAGTCCACGGGCTCTCGGCTTCTGACATCTGGCTTATGTGGCGCCTGCTGCACGGGCCGCACGGGCCAGCCTGTGCGCATCCACAGCCTGTCGCTGCAGGCCCCTTCCAATGGGACTCCTAG